A region of the Kribbella sp. NBC_01245 genome:
CATAGGCCCCATCGCCCGAAGCCTTGGTCAGCTGCCCGGCGGCGATCCCGCCCCACTCGGTCTCGATGGCGCCCGGCTCGACCACGACCACGTCGATACCGAACGGCGCGACCTCGACCCGCACGCAGTCGCTCAGCCCTTCGAGCGCGAACTTGCTGCTGTGATACCAACCGCCGAGCGGCGTGTGGATCTTGCCGCCCATCGAGCTGACGTTGACGATCTTGCCGCTGCGCTGGGCGCGCATCGCCGGCAGCACGAGCTGCATCAGCCGGGCCGCGCCGAAGACGTTCACCTCGAACTGGGCCCGCGCCTCGTCGAGCGGCACATCCTCGACCGCGCCGTACGACCCGTAGCCCGCATTGTTCACGAGTACGTCGATCCGGCCCGCCTCGGCGAGGATCCGGGCCACTCCGGCCTG
Encoded here:
- a CDS encoding oxidoreductase, with translation MSEKVALVTGASSGIGEATALALRQAGFIVYGAARRIDRMAGLAEQGVRVLAMDVTDDASAQAGVARILAEAGRIDVLVNNAGYGSYGAVEDVPLDEARAQFEVNVFGAARLMQLVLPAMRAQRSGKIVNVSSMGGKIHTPLGGWYHSSKFALEGLSDCVRVEVAPFGIDVVVVEPGAIETEWGGIAAGQLTKASGDGAYAAQAEAMAAAMTVERTGLMRPSAPTVIGDTIRTAVSANRPRTRYASGAGAKPLLLMRRVLSDRLFDRLISRATGAPR